A window from Rana temporaria chromosome 8, aRanTem1.1, whole genome shotgun sequence encodes these proteins:
- the ADO gene encoding 2-aminoethanethiol dioxygenase — translation MPRDDMTSPLIQRIARQAFLTFRGLGSADPGKGFSENQAQLRKLVSEIRAEDLKIRPRKNKGSTPPISVPHNPPVTYMHICETDAFSIGVFLLKGGTSIPLHDHPGMHGMLKVLYGKVRIMGFDKMEAPADLPPPPQPYQRGSLLRAALRSSGDYGDGSPPCLLSPHRDNLHQISAVDGPAAFLDILAPPYDPDDGRDCHYYKLLPPPEHPEPGEEGAQKAAEDGVHPREVWLLEIPQPDEFWCGGEPYPGPKVSM, via the coding sequence ATGCCTCGGGACGATATGACCTCCCCGCTCATCCAGAGGATCGCCCGCCAGGCTTTTCTGACTTTTCGCGGCCTGGGCTCGGCCGACCCCGGGAAGGGCTTCTCAGAGAACCAGGCGCAGCTCCGGAAGCTGGTGAGCGAGATCCGAGCCGAGGACTTGAAGATCCGGCCGCGGAAGAACAAGGGTTCCACCCCGCCGATCTCCGTCCCGCACAACCCGCCCGTCACCTACATGCACATCTGCGAGACGGACGCCTTCAGTATAGGGGTGTTCCTGCTCAAAGGCGGCACCAGCATCCCTCTGCACGACCACCCGGGGATGCACGGCATGCTCAAGGTGCTGTACGGCAAGGTGCGCATTATGGGCTTCGACAAAATGGAGGCGCCCGCAGACCTGCCACCCCCGCCGCAACCCTACCAGAGGGGCTCGCTGCTCCGGGCTGCCCTGCGCTCCAGCGGGGACTACGGGGACGGCAGCCCACCCTGCCTGCTCAGCCCGCACCGGGATAACCTGCACCAGATTAGCGCTGTGGACGGGCCCGCCGCCTTCCTGGACATCCTGGCTCCCCCCTACGACCCGGACGATGGCCGGGACTGTCACTACTACAAGCTGCTGCCGCCGCCAGAGCACCCCGAGCCCGGGGAGGAGGGAGCACAAAAGGCGGCTGAGGACGGAGTGCACCCCCGGGAGGTGTGGCTGCTGGAGATCCCCCAACCCGATGAGTTCTGGTGTGGTGGAGAGCCCTACCCGGGCCCCAAAGTCTCTATGTGA